One window of Triticum dicoccoides isolate Atlit2015 ecotype Zavitan chromosome 5A, WEW_v2.0, whole genome shotgun sequence genomic DNA carries:
- the LOC119301892 gene encoding purine permease 3-like — MDVEAPKDDDQRPAPPAHGKAMQRFLVALNCGMLTLGTTGGPLLSRLYFSKGGHRKWLSAWLETGGWPLLLLPVAASYLSRRAHDPSAPVVLTPPRILLAAAGLGLATGADDFLYAYGLSFVPVSTSAILISTQLAFTVFFAFLIVRQRLTALSVNAVALLTVGAVVLGLHVSSDRPAGVTKGQYWLGFLLTLAAAALYGLVLPLIELTYKRAAGGGRVVTYALVMEMQLVMGFFATAFCTVGMIVNNDFQAISREAQTFELGEARYYTVLVWSAILWQFFFLGAVGVIFCVHTLFAGILIAVFIPVTEVLAVIFLHEKFTSEKGVALALSLWGLASYSYGEYSEAKAAKKKAALDAQASD, encoded by the exons ATGGACGTGGAGGCGCCCAAGGACGACGACCAGCGCCCCGCGCCGCCGGCGCACGGCAAGGCGATGCAGCGGTTCCTGGTGGCGCTCAACTGCGGGATGCTCACGCTGGGCACCACGGGCGGGCCGCTCCTCAGCCGCCTCTACTTCAGCAAGGGCGGGCACCGAAAGTGGCTGTCCGCGTGGCTCGAGACCGGCGGCtggccgctgctgctgctccccgTGGCGGCCTCCTACCTCAGCCGGCGCGCGCACGACCCCAGCGCGCCGGTGGTGCTGACCCCGCCGAGGATACTGCTTGCCGCCGCGGGGCTCGGTCTGGCCACCGGCGCCGACGACTTCCTGTACGCGTACGGGCTGTCGTTCGTGCCCGTGTCCACCTCCGCGATCCTCATCTCCACGCAGCTGGCCTTCACCGTCTTCTTCGCGTTCCTGATCGTGCGGCAGCGGCTGACGGCGCTGTCGGTGAACGCGGTGGCGCTGCTCACCGTGGGCGCCGTGGTGCTGGGGCTGCACGTCTCCTCCGACCGCCCCGCCGGGGTGACCAAGGGGCAGTACTGGCTGGGGTTCCTGCTGACCCTGGCCGCGGCGGCGCTGTACGGGCTGGTGCTGCCGCTGATCGAGCTGACCTACAagcgggccgcgggcggcgggcgCGTGGTGACCTACGCGCTGGTGATGGAGATGCAGCTGGTGATGGGCTTCTTCGCCACCGCCTTCTGCACCGTCGGCATGATCGTCAACAACGACTTCCAG GCGATCTCAAGGGAAGCGCAGACATTCGAGCTAGGGGAGGCCCGGTACTACACGGTGCTGGTGTGGAGCGCCATCCTGTGGCAGTTCTTCTTCCTGGGCGCCGTGGGCGTCATCTTCTGCGTCCACACCCTGTTCGCCGGGATCCTCATCGCCGTCTTCATCCCGGTCACAGAGGTGCTGGCCGTCATCTTCCTGCACGAGAAGTTCACCAGCGAGAAGGGCGTGGCGCTCGCGCTCTCGCTCTGGGGCCTCGCCTCCTACTCCTACGGCGAGTACAGCGAGGCCAAGGCGGCCAAGAAGAAAGCGGCCTTGGATGCCCAAGCCTCTGACTAA